The proteins below come from a single Panicum hallii strain FIL2 chromosome 7, PHallii_v3.1, whole genome shotgun sequence genomic window:
- the LOC112900211 gene encoding uncharacterized protein LOC112900211 codes for MAAAHLACAFFFDAEPLGEPRLPALDACALCSKSLARDSDIFMYRGDTPFCSEECRDEQMQFDAIRARQAARPAGRRQQYSSGTESRRGRQEASKVSAVAS; via the coding sequence ATGGCGGCAGCACACCTCGCTTGCGCCTTCTTCTTCGACGCCGAGCCGCTCGGCGAGCCCAGGCTGCCCGCGCTGGACGCCTGCGCGCTCTGCTCCAAATCCTTGGCCCGCGACAGCGACATCTTCATGTACAGAGGGGACACGCCCTTCTGCAGCGAGGAGTGCCGCGACGAGCAGATGCAGTTCGACGCCATCCGGGCCAGGCAGGCCGCAAGGCCCGCCGGCCGGAGGCAGCAGTACTCGTCAGGAACGGAGTCGCGGCGTGGGCGCCAGGAGGCCAGCAAGGTGTCCGCGGTGGCAAGCTAA